The following proteins are encoded in a genomic region of Limosilactobacillus reuteri subsp. reuteri:
- the guaB gene encoding IMP dehydrogenase codes for MSNWDTKFAKKGLTFDDVLLIPAESHVLPNEVDLSTQLADNLKLHIPLISAGMDTVTEGPMAIAMALQGGLGVVHKNMSIQAQAGEVANVKSVVVPAGATKAAVDDNNRLLVAAAVGVTSDTFERAEALLKAGADAIVIDTAHGHSAGVLRKIAEIREHFPDATLIAGNVATGEATRALFDAGVDVVKVGIGPGSICTTRVVAGVGVPQITAIYDAASVAREYNKPIIADGGIKYSGDVVKALAAGGNAVMLGSMLSGTTEAPGEVFEDNGKKYKAYRGMGSVGAMAQAHGSSDRYFQGGVNEANKLVPEGIEARVEYKGDVSDIVFQIDGGLRSGMGYVGAGDIPTLIEKAQFVQITNAGLIESHPHDVQITRSAPNYK; via the coding sequence ATGTCAAATTGGGACACGAAATTTGCCAAGAAGGGCTTAACCTTCGATGATGTATTACTTATTCCAGCCGAAAGTCATGTATTACCAAATGAAGTTGACTTGAGTACACAGTTAGCTGATAATTTGAAGCTTCATATTCCGTTGATTAGTGCCGGAATGGATACTGTTACTGAAGGACCAATGGCGATTGCAATGGCCTTACAAGGGGGCTTAGGGGTTGTTCACAAAAATATGTCAATCCAAGCCCAAGCAGGAGAAGTGGCTAATGTAAAGAGCGTAGTCGTACCTGCAGGCGCAACTAAGGCTGCTGTTGATGATAATAATCGATTATTGGTTGCTGCAGCAGTTGGGGTTACTAGTGATACTTTTGAACGTGCTGAGGCCCTTTTAAAGGCGGGCGCAGATGCTATCGTTATTGATACAGCTCATGGACATTCAGCAGGTGTTCTTCGTAAGATCGCGGAAATTCGCGAACACTTCCCAGACGCAACCTTAATCGCTGGTAATGTTGCTACTGGTGAAGCTACTCGCGCCTTGTTTGATGCTGGTGTTGACGTTGTAAAGGTTGGTATCGGTCCTGGTTCAATTTGTACTACTCGGGTGGTCGCTGGAGTTGGTGTTCCACAAATTACTGCTATTTATGACGCTGCTAGTGTTGCTCGTGAATATAACAAGCCAATTATCGCCGATGGAGGTATTAAGTACTCTGGTGACGTTGTAAAAGCTCTTGCTGCTGGTGGTAATGCAGTAATGCTTGGCAGTATGCTTTCTGGTACGACGGAAGCACCTGGCGAAGTTTTTGAAGACAATGGCAAGAAGTACAAGGCTTATCGTGGAATGGGTTCTGTTGGTGCAATGGCTCAAGCACATGGTTCCTCCGACCGTTACTTCCAAGGTGGAGTAAATGAAGCTAATAAGCTTGTTCCGGAAGGTATTGAAGCTCGGGTAGAATACAAGGGCGATGTTTCTGATATTGTTTTCCAAATTGATGGTGGTCTTCGTTCAGGAATGGGTTATGTTGGTGCTGGTGATATTCCAACATTGATCGAAAAGGCCCAATTTGTCCAAATTACTAACGCAGGACTTATTGAGTCACATCCTCATGATGTCCAAATTACTCGTAGTGCACCTAACTATAAATAA
- a CDS encoding sugar-binding transcriptional regulator, producing the protein MDDKNKIELALKVATLYYRDGWNQSDIATELNISRATVSRLLQFGRDRGLVTIKIHNPVAPLHQLEVDLLAKYPSLHKIIIVPGTDDPLEEVGAAGAKYIEQVVEDKDIIGLGWGKTVYQVGLHLKPKDVTDITVVQMKGSMANTNTRNYAFETVNIFANAFNTVPQYLPLPVIFDHAKTRELVANDTHIKHILKLGEQSNIAVFTVGTVRDSALLFKLGYFTKQEQLTLQHEAVGDVFSRFIDSKGQIVNEDINQRTIGIALPELQKKKHSILVAANVAKVPAVHGVLSAGYANTLVIDQESANSLVDF; encoded by the coding sequence ATGGATGATAAAAATAAGATTGAATTAGCGCTAAAAGTAGCAACCTTATATTATCGTGATGGATGGAACCAAAGCGATATTGCAACTGAACTAAATATTTCCCGGGCAACAGTGTCACGATTATTACAATTTGGTCGGGATCGAGGATTAGTAACCATTAAAATTCATAATCCAGTTGCTCCGCTTCACCAGTTGGAAGTGGACTTGCTCGCTAAATATCCATCATTGCATAAAATTATTATTGTTCCAGGCACGGATGATCCACTTGAAGAAGTTGGTGCAGCGGGTGCTAAATATATCGAACAAGTCGTAGAAGATAAAGATATTATTGGATTAGGCTGGGGAAAAACCGTCTATCAAGTAGGATTGCATTTGAAACCTAAAGACGTTACTGATATTACTGTTGTTCAAATGAAAGGCAGTATGGCAAATACTAATACGCGAAATTATGCGTTTGAAACGGTTAATATCTTTGCGAATGCTTTTAATACCGTTCCCCAGTATTTGCCGTTACCAGTTATCTTTGATCATGCAAAGACACGTGAATTAGTTGCTAATGATACCCACATCAAACATATTTTGAAATTAGGGGAGCAGTCTAATATCGCTGTTTTCACAGTGGGAACAGTACGTGACTCAGCATTGTTATTTAAATTAGGTTACTTCACCAAGCAGGAGCAATTAACATTACAACATGAGGCGGTAGGGGATGTTTTCTCTCGTTTCATTGATAGTAAGGGTCAGATAGTAAATGAAGATATCAATCAACGAACAATTGGAATTGCACTTCCTGAGTTGCAAAAGAAAAAACACAGCATTTTAGTGGCGGCAAATGTTGCTAAAGTACCAGCAGTACATGGTGTTTTGAGTGCTGGGTATGCGAATACATTGGTTATTGATCAAGAGAGTGCAAATAGTCTAGTTGATTTTTAA
- a CDS encoding pyrimidine-nucleoside phosphorylase yields the protein MRMVDIIDTKRNGGVLSDEQLQFFVDGVVNGTIPDYQISALLMAIYFQDMTKEEQTSLTMKMMESGERLDLSRIPGIKVDKHSTGGVGDKVSLPLAAMVAATGIPVPMISGRGLGHTGGTLDKLEAIPGFRVELSEDEFINQVAKEKLAIVGATGEVAPADKKIYGLRDVTDTVDSIPLIASSIMSKKIASGTDALVIDVKTGTGAFMKTLDQSRLLAKALVEIGKQAGLKCMAVISDMNQPLGNKIGNALEIEESIDVLKGKGPKDLTELVLTLGSYMVVMGEKAQNTTEARKMLEQTIQDGSAFERFAAMIKAQGGDPAVVDNYQLMPQAKYKIPFKADRDGVLTKLSADEVGTASMLLGGGRQKADDALDYSVGIELHHKLGDYVKDGEPILTIYSNRQEIPDIEQLLRESIKISDDGKVPTLIHEIIE from the coding sequence ATGCGAATGGTTGATATCATTGACACCAAGAGAAATGGCGGCGTTCTGAGTGATGAGCAATTACAATTCTTTGTTGATGGCGTCGTTAATGGAACGATTCCTGACTATCAAATCAGTGCTCTCCTTATGGCAATCTACTTCCAGGATATGACCAAAGAAGAACAGACGAGCCTAACAATGAAGATGATGGAGTCTGGTGAACGATTAGATTTGAGCCGAATCCCTGGAATTAAGGTTGATAAACATTCAACGGGTGGTGTTGGTGATAAAGTGAGTCTGCCACTTGCAGCAATGGTCGCCGCTACAGGAATTCCGGTTCCAATGATTTCAGGTCGTGGCCTTGGTCATACAGGAGGCACGCTTGACAAGTTAGAAGCGATTCCAGGATTTCGGGTAGAACTTTCCGAAGATGAGTTCATTAATCAAGTTGCCAAAGAAAAATTAGCAATTGTAGGTGCGACTGGTGAGGTTGCGCCAGCGGATAAGAAGATTTATGGATTACGGGATGTTACTGACACTGTTGACTCAATTCCGTTAATTGCTAGTTCAATTATGAGTAAGAAGATTGCTTCTGGAACAGATGCGCTTGTAATTGATGTTAAAACTGGTACTGGTGCCTTTATGAAGACCCTTGATCAATCAAGACTACTGGCTAAAGCGTTAGTTGAGATTGGTAAACAAGCAGGATTAAAGTGCATGGCAGTAATCTCAGATATGAACCAGCCACTTGGAAATAAAATTGGTAATGCCCTTGAAATTGAAGAATCAATTGATGTCTTAAAAGGAAAGGGACCAAAAGATCTTACTGAATTAGTTTTGACGCTTGGTAGTTATATGGTTGTAATGGGTGAAAAAGCACAAAACACTACTGAAGCACGAAAGATGTTAGAGCAAACTATTCAGGATGGATCAGCCTTTGAACGGTTTGCAGCAATGATAAAAGCACAAGGTGGAGATCCAGCTGTTGTTGATAACTATCAATTAATGCCGCAAGCTAAATATAAGATTCCGTTCAAAGCTGATCGGGATGGAGTATTGACAAAGCTTTCAGCGGATGAAGTTGGAACTGCCAGCATGTTATTAGGCGGAGGCCGTCAAAAGGCAGATGATGCCCTTGATTATAGTGTAGGAATTGAATTACACCATAAGCTGGGTGATTACGTTAAAGATGGCGAACCAATTTTAACAATCTATAGTAACCGCCAAGAAATTCCAGATATAGAACAGTTGCTAAGAGAAAGTATTAAAATTAGCGATGATGGCAAAGTACCAACGTTAATTCATGAAATTATTGAATAA
- a CDS encoding response regulator transcription factor encodes MKILVVDDDKEIVQLLEIYIRNEGYEPISAYDGKEALTKLNTNPDIGLIILDLMMPEIDGMDVIKRVRKDSDIPILVLSAKTADMDKIQGLITGADDYVTKPFNPLEVMARVKSLLRRSQGEVTNDQPDILNVGPLLINKDSHEVKTIKGDVIQLTALEFGILYLLASHPNRVFSADDIFERVWQQESVVSAKTVMVHVSHLRDKIEEATNGEKVIQTVWGVGYKVEDH; translated from the coding sequence ATGAAAATTCTAGTTGTTGATGATGATAAAGAAATTGTTCAATTACTTGAAATTTACATCCGAAATGAAGGATATGAGCCAATTTCTGCTTACGACGGAAAAGAAGCATTGACAAAGCTAAATACTAATCCTGATATCGGTCTGATTATTCTTGACTTAATGATGCCAGAAATCGATGGAATGGATGTAATTAAGCGGGTGCGGAAAGATTCTGATATTCCAATTTTAGTGCTTTCAGCTAAGACGGCAGATATGGATAAGATACAAGGTCTAATCACTGGGGCGGATGATTATGTTACTAAGCCATTTAATCCGCTTGAAGTAATGGCACGAGTTAAATCATTACTTCGTCGGAGCCAAGGAGAAGTGACAAATGATCAACCAGATATTCTTAATGTTGGTCCATTATTAATCAATAAAGATTCTCACGAGGTTAAGACGATTAAAGGGGATGTAATTCAATTAACAGCCCTTGAATTTGGTATCTTATACTTACTTGCCAGTCACCCTAATCGTGTTTTCTCAGCAGATGACATTTTTGAGCGGGTATGGCAACAAGAAAGTGTCGTATCAGCTAAAACAGTCATGGTTCACGTGAGTCATTTGCGGGATAAAATTGAAGAAGCAACTAACGGTGAAAAGGTTATTCAAACTGTGTGGGGTGTTGGTTATAAGGTGGAAGACCACTAA
- the deoD gene encoding purine-nucleoside phosphorylase, with product MSTHINAKMGDYADTVLLPGDPLRAKYIAENFLENVKQVNSVRNAFGYTGEYKGHRISVQGSGMGIPSMSIYINELVREFGVKTIIRVGSCGGIAPDVHVRDVLLAQGSSTDSAVTVNTFGPGFHYAPLADFKLLDTAYHVAGKLGIETKVGDIFAADRFYNDELDMEKLRDYGILGTEMESAGLYLLAAKLHFRALSVLTVSDLIFGDEKATAEERERTFNDMINISLETAIAGK from the coding sequence ATGAGTACACATATTAATGCAAAAATGGGTGACTACGCAGACACTGTATTACTTCCGGGGGATCCGCTGCGTGCAAAATATATTGCAGAAAACTTCTTGGAAAATGTTAAACAAGTAAATTCAGTCCGGAATGCCTTTGGTTATACTGGTGAATATAAGGGTCATCGTATTTCAGTACAAGGATCTGGGATGGGAATTCCTTCGATGTCAATTTATATTAATGAGTTAGTACGCGAATTTGGTGTTAAAACCATTATCCGGGTTGGTTCTTGTGGCGGAATTGCTCCAGATGTTCATGTTCGCGATGTTCTTCTTGCCCAAGGTTCTTCAACCGATTCAGCAGTAACGGTAAATACATTTGGACCAGGATTCCATTACGCACCATTAGCTGATTTCAAGTTGTTAGATACTGCCTATCATGTAGCTGGTAAATTAGGTATTGAAACAAAAGTTGGAGATATCTTTGCTGCCGATCGTTTTTACAATGATGAGCTTGATATGGAAAAGCTTCGTGACTATGGAATTTTAGGAACAGAAATGGAATCTGCCGGACTTTACTTGTTAGCGGCTAAGCTTCATTTCCGGGCACTTTCAGTTTTGACTGTTAGTGACTTAATCTTTGGTGACGAAAAAGCAACTGCTGAAGAACGTGAACGAACATTTAATGATATGATTAATATTTCGCTTGAAACGGCGATTGCTGGAAAGTAG
- a CDS encoding sensor histidine kinase, with protein sequence MKLTGREKSSLILEGVVTVILLLLLNMAIIVIIQDAIQSNPGVTNGIFMIKQSLKIGPLQAQIWSYQRILIAFLVIIDVWVVWWRLRRRYHLYQMDHIIAELHYIAQGHLDHRIPFRLKGNQQHVITSVNALVDSAVRSMDDERKIEKSKDELITNVSHDLRTPLTSIIGYLGLIEDKQYRSEEDILKYTHTAYEKAKQMKTLVDDLFEYTKVQQHGAPVNIMKIDLNQLIEQLTASFELEAQHRGIEITSSVIPNPLMIEADPEKLGRVFNNLVSNAFKYGNGASYIRINARQENDMVVVKVANDGTPIPEKALDHLFERFYRAEASRSRATGGTGLGLAIVKSIVDLHHGSVKVTSTEDETAFIVTLPLKQEVKENKQK encoded by the coding sequence GTGAAGTTAACGGGGCGTGAAAAGAGTTCGCTTATTTTAGAAGGGGTAGTAACGGTTATCTTATTGTTATTGCTGAACATGGCGATTATCGTAATTATTCAAGATGCCATTCAGTCAAATCCGGGAGTAACCAATGGAATCTTTATGATTAAGCAATCATTGAAGATTGGCCCGCTTCAAGCACAAATATGGAGCTATCAGCGGATCTTAATTGCCTTTTTAGTAATTATTGATGTGTGGGTAGTATGGTGGCGATTACGTCGTCGGTACCACCTTTATCAAATGGATCATATTATCGCGGAATTACACTATATTGCGCAGGGACATTTGGATCATCGAATTCCGTTTCGGCTAAAAGGGAATCAACAGCATGTTATTACTAGTGTAAATGCATTAGTTGATAGCGCGGTGCGGTCGATGGATGATGAACGGAAGATTGAAAAGTCAAAAGATGAGCTGATTACTAATGTGAGCCATGATTTACGGACGCCATTGACTAGTATTATTGGCTACTTGGGATTGATTGAAGATAAGCAGTATCGTAGTGAGGAAGATATTCTAAAATATACCCATACTGCTTATGAGAAAGCTAAGCAAATGAAGACCTTGGTGGATGATTTGTTTGAATATACAAAAGTTCAGCAACATGGGGCACCAGTAAATATTATGAAAATCGATCTTAACCAGTTAATTGAACAGTTAACGGCAAGTTTTGAATTAGAAGCCCAGCATCGCGGAATTGAAATTACTTCCTCAGTTATCCCTAATCCTTTAATGATTGAGGCGGATCCGGAGAAGCTTGGGCGGGTTTTTAATAATTTAGTTTCAAATGCCTTTAAATACGGCAATGGTGCAAGTTACATTCGGATCAATGCCCGGCAAGAAAATGATATGGTGGTCGTCAAAGTTGCTAATGATGGTACACCAATTCCTGAAAAAGCACTTGACCACCTATTTGAGCGTTTCTACCGCGCAGAAGCTTCCCGTTCACGAGCTACTGGTGGAACGGGATTAGGTTTAGCGATTGTCAAAAGCATTGTTGATCTTCATCATGGGAGCGTCAAGGTTACTTCAACTGAAGACGAAACAGCATTTATTGTCACATTACCTTTAAAACAAGAAGTTAAAGAAAACAAGCAAAAATGA